The window CGATACCGACGGCAACACCCGCGAGGCCATCGTCGGCCGCGCGAAAATCGAGAAGCGCCCGATGTTCCGCATCGAGGCCGAAACCGAGAACGGCGACCGCATCGAGACGCTCCTGCAGAACGCCGAGACCATCAAGGTCGCCACCAGCGAGGGCCGCAAAGCCATCACGGACCTCGAGGAGGGCGACGAGGTGGTCATCTACTACGAGGAGGTCGCCCGCCACTTCGGCGAGGAAGTCGACGAGAGCATCATCGAGAAATAGGGTTCGCGTTCGGCTATTTCACCGGCCGGCTCTCAGCCATCGAGGGCTTTTCGCATACAGGTCGCCGACTTCGGACAGAGGTCGGTGAATTCGCCGGTTTCCCGAATCTCCGGCGGCACGGTCTCACGGTCGATTACGTCGTAGCCGTGCGCGTCGAAGAAGGCCTCCGCGGTCGTGGTGAGTAGATAGAGCGTCTCTACCCCGTTCGCTTGCGCTCGGGCTTCCAGCGCATCGCAGAGTGCCGTCCCGTAGCCCTGTCCCCGCTTCGATTCCGGAACGACGACCGAACGCAGGAGCGCGTCCGGGCCGTAGATTTCGAGGCCTCCGCCGCCGACACGCTCGGTTCCCACGCTGGCAACGAAAAACCGGCCCTCGCTCGTTCGGAGGTCTCCTGTCGGCAGTCCGCTGGCTTCCAGCAGGTCTTCGAGCCACCCCATCCGCTCTGCGTCGGCGCTCGTGAGCGTTATCGAGCCGGGCAGCATCGGTCATCGGTCGGCGCTTGCCGAATCGTGATTCGGGCCTTTCCGCCGAGGTCGAACGCCATCGACTCGCAGTCGTAGAAACAGCGGACCAGTCGGTAGCCACGCCGCGCGCCGACACCAAGCGCGACGACGGCGGCAAGCGCAAGGGTGGCGATAACCGGTTGGCTGACTGCCCAGAGGAGTATCGGGACGGCGGCGACGACGCCGAATCGGGCGAAAATCGCTCTCCATGTCGGTGCTGTACGGCTTGGACGGTCGCGTGGGTCGAGTGGTGGCTTGTGCATCGTTATTCGGTGGTCTTCGGTCGGTTACTCGGTTCGGATGCCGGCTTTTCGGCTTCGATGCGTGCGGCGGTGACGTAGTCGCTCAAATCGAGTTCGTCGTCCCATTCGCGGATGAACTCGCTGTCGTCCGTTTTCGGGGTGATGGAGACGTCGACGAACCCGGCGTCGGTCAGCATCGCTTCGAGCGCCGAAACGGTGGCGGCCCCGCCGATACAGGCCGATACCGACGTCGGGTCCGCCCGGAGGGCCTCAAATCGGTCATCCGGCGGGTCGGCGGTCCGGACCACGTCGGAGACGGCGAGGCGGCCGCCCGGTCGAAGGACGCGATGGGCCTCGCGGAACACCTGCGGTTTGTCGGGCGAGAGGTTGATGACGCAGTTCGAGAGGATGACGTCGACGGACGCGTCGGCGACCGGGAGGTGTTCGATTTCGCCGAGGCGGAACTCGACGTTCGAGGCGTCGTTCTTCGCGACGTTTTCGCGGGCCTTCGCGACCATCTCGGCGGTCATATCGACGCCGATAACGCGGCCGGACTCCCCGACTTCCTGCGCGGCGAGGAAGCAATCGAAGCCGCCGCCGGAGCCGAGGTCGAGGACGGTCTCGCCCGACTCGAGGGTAGCGATGGCGGTCGGGTTCCCACAGCCGAGGTTCAGGTTCGCCCCCTCGGCGACGGTATCGAGGTCCGCCTCCGTGTAGCCGCGGTCGGTCGCGCCGTCAGCGGCCGTCTCACCGCAGACATCGGTGCTGGAACAACAGGACGAGTCCGCATCGGCCGCGATTCGGGAGTACCGCTCACGGACGGCGGCGTGCTGTTCCGCGGCGGTGAGCATGCCGTCGTCCGAATCCGGAGTGGTAGTGTCGTCGGTCATGGTCTGGTCTCATCGAGAACGTCGAGCAGTCGTTCCGCCCGCGGCGTCGCGGTGTAGTAGCGCCAGCGGCCCTCCTTTCGCCGCTCGACTAAGCCGGCGCTGAAGAGCTTCGAGAGCGCCTGACTGACCGCGCTCTGGCTCACGCCGAGTGCGGGCTCTATCTCGCAGACGCAGAGGTCCTCGTCGGCCTCGGCGATGAGCCGAAGCGCCTCGTACCGGGTGTCGTTGCCCAGCGTCGACAGCGCCCGGACGTCATCGGCGATGTCATCGTTGGTCAGGCCGTGGCTCGCCGTAGAGCAGCCGTTCGACGTCTGCGGTCGGGCATCCTGTGTCGGGGAGTCCGGCTTTTGCTCACTCATTTTAGTATATGCTAATATTAGAATACTCTAATATAAAAGTTCCCCCGAACTGCCGGCTGGTCGTGATGGCGAGGGAATGCTATGGAAGAATGCTCTCTACAAGCCCTCTCACGGTTCGGAGAGGTCGTAGGTTCGGACCGTCTCGTAGGGCGGGAACCGCCCGTCGGAGAAATCCAGCGCGACGAGTTCGAGCTCGGAGACGGGTCTCGGTGGAAGGTCCAGTGAACGGTTCCGTTCGAGGTACTGAAGCAGTCGTTCGTAGCCATCCCGTCGTGTGAAGTGGCCGAGCGTCAGATGCGGGATGAACCCCGTTCGGTCGCGTTCCCGGACAGGAACCCCGGCGATGGAACAGACGCGGTGGTTCAATGCCGCGAACCGTCCGTCATCCGCTACCTCCGCGTAGACGACGTCCGGGAAGAGGTTGAGTCGTGGAATGTCGACGGCAAACGAGGTGGCCTCCTCGAGTGCGTCATCGAGTTTCGCGACGAGTTCCGCCTCTTCCTCCGGGGCGAACTCGGCTTCGTCCTGCGGGTTTTCGACGACGTTTCCGAGCACTTTGACGGTGATATGGAGGTTCCGCGTCGGTTGTGCTGCGAAGCAATCGAACCCATCGAGCCGTTTCAGGATGGGTTCGACTCGGGACCGGACGGTATCGTCCGTGATTCGGGCCAGCAGGACCAGATGCCGCCCACGGCCGCCCGCCCGCTGGCGCACGTCCTCGTCGGTTATCGGGGCAAGCGATAGCTCGTGGCGACGATTCCAGAACGTTGCGGGGTTGGAAGCCAGCCCGTCGTCGGCCATATCCGGCGCTGCATCCGCGTCCGAAAAAAGGCTTCGTCGGTCGACTCGTGGCTCTCGGAGCCGCCGAACCACAGGTGGTTCACGCGGATGGTAAGGCCGTATTACCAGTATATATCCCCGTATAACGAACTGTACGTTCGCCGTCCAACAGGTATGGAACCGGCTCTGAAGGTGTGTCTCGTGGTGAGCCTATCGATAGTCGGCCTGCTGGCAGCCCCCGCCTTCGGGGCTGGCGGCACCACGACGGTTCTCGCTGACGACCACGGTGATGGCGATGATGACTGGGAGGACGACGAAGATGAGGATGAGGATGAGGATGAGGATGAGGATGAGGATGAGGATGAGGATGAGGATGAGGATGAGGATGAGGATGAGGATGAGGATGAGGATGAGGATGAGGATGAGGATGAGCGAGACGAGCGGAGGGCGGAGCCGGACCGACCGGACGTCGCTCAGGAGAGGTCCAATCGGAACGAGAGGCCACGAGACGAGCAGACGCTACCCCCCGCGACAGAAGTTACGGTCGAGACGCCGTCTCGGTCGACGCCGACGCCGACCTCGACGGCCACTCCAACGCCGACGCTAACGCCAACGGTGACTGCGACGGCCACCCCGACGCCGTCGCCGACCGCCACACAGCCACCGCCGACGCCGCGACCGACGGCGGAACCGTCACCCGAACCGCCGTCGACACCGATACCGACGCCTACACCGAGTAGCGTCTCGTCGACGGATGGGTCGCCTCCCACGGTTGTCGACGCGTCGGTTCCGGTCGAGTGGCTTCGAGTGGGCCATTCGGCCACGGTGCGAGTGACCGTCACTAACCCCGGAGCGCGGTCGGAGCAGTCGGAGGCGACCCTCCGGGTGACACACGCCGATAGCAACGTCTCGACGCACGTCGTGACGGTCGGACCAGCGGAGACAGTCGAACTGAAACTGGACGTCCCCTTCGAGGAATCGAACGACGGCGTCGTCGAAGTAAACGGCGTCCCGGCGGGCGAACTGACCGTCGGCAGCGGTGACGAGGAAGCGGAGACGGTGCCGCCCACCGAACCGGCCGACCAGCCTGGATTCGGCGTCATCGTGGCGTTACTCGCCGTCCTCGCTGGGACGCTATGGGTATGGCGGGGTCACGACGGGACCGAGTAACCGCCGGCTGGCTCTACTGGGGTTCTTCGCTTACTCCCCGTCGAGTCGTGCGGTACACCAGTGGCAGAACTCCAGCGTGGGGTCGAGTTCCTTGCCGCAGTTCGGGCAGCGCGGAACCTCGCCGGTGCGGTGGTTCTCGCGGGCGGCGAGCCAGTAGGCATCCATCGTCGCGAGGACGGTCACCGCGAACATCGCCAGCGCGGCCTCGATCGGGAAGCCCTCGACGACCGAGAAAAAGCCCGCCGTAGTCGCAAGCAGGTTCCGGGCCGAGAGTTCGACGCCGGCCGTCGTCAGGACGATGAGTAACGACCCGGCCCACACGATACCCCAGAGGGCCGCGCGGAGCCACTCCCGGAGGTAGACGTGGCCGATGCCGGGCTGGAGAAACGACAGCATCGCCGCCACGAAGCGCCGTCGGTTGCCACGTCCGTTCATCACGGGGGAGGGTATTCGATACGTGCTTATAAACTCATGGAGTGGCGTGGCGACCGTTTTTATGACTCACCGTCGGAGTGGGCGTATGGGCGAGAACGGCGACAGCAACGACGGAGACGGCGACGTGTTGTTCCCCTTCTTCGTCGCCGAGTTGCTCACGCTCGTCGGCGCCTTCGCCGTCGTTTCGGCCAGCGTGCTCGGCTGGACGACGCTTTTGGGTTCGGTCTCCCGGCCGGTCCGCCTCCTCGCACTTGGCTTCCTGACCGTCGAACTACTCGTTCCGGCATGGGTGTACTACGACGTCCGACGCCGCGGCGACGAGGCGGACCGGGTGTGGCTCCACGCCTCCGTGATGCCGGTCGTGAACCTGCTTGTGGTCCTCGCGTATCTCGCCGAACGGGACGCGAAAACGGACGGCGATTAGGTGAGTCGGTCGACCAGTTCGCGGAGCGTTTCGAGGTCGTACTGGCCGGGCGCGGTCGCCTTCTCGGGGTCGACCGGCGCGTAGCCGATTTTCGACCCGTAAACCGGCGCGACGGCGCGGGTGTGGCTGCCGGCCTCGCCCATCGCCATCGTCGCCACGCGCTCGCCGCGCCCGGTCATCTCGTGAGTGGCCCCGAGCAGCGCCAGTGCGTCCGCCCGGCTTTCGGCCGTCACCGCGAGTTTGGCCACGTCGCCGTAGGTCGACGCGCGTGTCAAAAGCGACTGGAGTTCCCCCTTCGAGGGCGTCCCCTCGAAATCGTGGGTCGAGACGACGACCGAGACGTCGCGTTCCTCGGCGGCCTCGACGAGGTCCAGCCCCTCGCCATCCTCCAGCGCCGCGAGTTCGATGTCGACGGCTTCGACCGCCTCGTGTTCGATGGCCCGCTTCAGCGCGTCGATACGGCCGCCGTCGTCGGCTTCGCCGCCCTCCCAGTCGGCCCGGTTGGTCACGAGTAGCGGGAGCTCGCCGTCGTATTCCGCGAGCGCATCGAGGGGGTCGTCGGCGAGGTCCATCCGGAACTCCACGCAGTCGGCGTGCTCGCGGGCCGCCGACTCCTCGGAGAGGTCCGCGGTCGAGGCCGCGAGGCGAAACGAATCGAACGTCAGGGTCATGGCCGAACTGTGGACGCCGATATTAAAAGGGCTCGTGGGTCGCGGTAAACCGGATGGGCTCCTCGCCGGCCCGTTCGACCTCGGCGACTGTCGGCAGGCGAATCCGCCGTTCGTTCTTGGTCACGACGCGGGTATCGTAGTGTTCGGCCTCATATTTCGGTTCGTCGTCGCGGTCGGCGACGAACTCGCGGTGGCGGTCGAGGCGCTCGTCGGCGATGGTCACAGAGAGGCCGGGCGCTTCCGTCGCCCGCTTTTCGAAGGCCTCGGCGAGTTCGGCGTTCCGCTCGATGCCGATGGAGTTGCGGCCCTCGACGAGCGCCGCCAGCGACGTGGTGCCGGTGCCGACGAAGGGGTCCAACACGGTATCGCCGCGGACCGAGTACATCCGGACGAGCCGAAGCGGGATTTCGAGGGGAAAGGCTCCGGAGCGTTCGCGGGCGCCGTTCTCGAGCGTCTGGCCGGTGCCGCGAACCTCCCAGCAGTCGGAGAACCAT of the Natronomonas halophila genome contains:
- the arsN2 gene encoding arsenic resistance N-acetyltransferase ArsN2, which codes for MLPGSITLTSADAERMGWLEDLLEASGLPTGDLRTSEGRFFVASVGTERVGGGGLEIYGPDALLRSVVVPESKRGQGYGTALCDALEARAQANGVETLYLLTTTAEAFFDAHGYDVIDRETVPPEIRETGEFTDLCPKSATCMRKALDG
- a CDS encoding arsenite methyltransferase → MTDDTTTPDSDDGMLTAAEQHAAVRERYSRIAADADSSCCSSTDVCGETAADGATDRGYTEADLDTVAEGANLNLGCGNPTAIATLESGETVLDLGSGGGFDCFLAAQEVGESGRVIGVDMTAEMVAKARENVAKNDASNVEFRLGEIEHLPVADASVDVILSNCVINLSPDKPQVFREAHRVLRPGGRLAVSDVVRTADPPDDRFEALRADPTSVSACIGGAATVSALEAMLTDAGFVDVSITPKTDDSEFIREWDDELDLSDYVTAARIEAEKPASEPSNRPKTTE
- a CDS encoding ArsR/SmtB family transcription factor, which encodes MSEQKPDSPTQDARPQTSNGCSTASHGLTNDDIADDVRALSTLGNDTRYEALRLIAEADEDLCVCEIEPALGVSQSAVSQALSKLFSAGLVERRKEGRWRYYTATPRAERLLDVLDETRP
- a CDS encoding 2'-5' RNA ligase family protein, whose amino-acid sequence is MADDGLASNPATFWNRRHELSLAPITDEDVRQRAGGRGRHLVLLARITDDTVRSRVEPILKRLDGFDCFAAQPTRNLHITVKVLGNVVENPQDEAEFAPEEEAELVAKLDDALEEATSFAVDIPRLNLFPDVVYAEVADDGRFAALNHRVCSIAGVPVRERDRTGFIPHLTLGHFTRRDGYERLLQYLERNRSLDLPPRPVSELELVALDFSDGRFPPYETVRTYDLSEP
- a CDS encoding zinc ribbon domain-containing protein codes for the protein MNGRGNRRRFVAAMLSFLQPGIGHVYLREWLRAALWGIVWAGSLLIVLTTAGVELSARNLLATTAGFFSVVEGFPIEAALAMFAVTVLATMDAYWLAARENHRTGEVPRCPNCGKELDPTLEFCHWCTARLDGE
- a CDS encoding type I 3-dehydroquinate dehydratase, which gives rise to MTLTFDSFRLAASTADLSEESAAREHADCVEFRMDLADDPLDALAEYDGELPLLVTNRADWEGGEADDGGRIDALKRAIEHEAVEAVDIELAALEDGEGLDLVEAAEERDVSVVVSTHDFEGTPSKGELQSLLTRASTYGDVAKLAVTAESRADALALLGATHEMTGRGERVATMAMGEAGSHTRAVAPVYGSKIGYAPVDPEKATAPGQYDLETLRELVDRLT